The nucleotide window GAATTCTTAAAGATTTACAAAGAACATTAATCAATGATGCGAGAAAAATATTACCTAAAAATCTTAAGGAGTTTTGTTTTGCTTTATGCAGTTTCATTTAAAGTATTTAGAATTATTTTTGCTGCGCGCTTTGAGGCACCCTCGGTTCCAAGTTTTACTTTTAATGCTGTCAATTTATCCTTCATATTTTGATAGAGCATTTTATCTGCTAAAATAGTTTTCGATCTTTCATAGATTGAAGTTGAGTTAGCTTCAGTTTGAATAAGTTCGGGAATTATTTTTTCTTCAGATAGAATATTTACTAACCCAATGCTTTCCAACTTCACAAGATTTTTACCGATAAGGTAAGTTATCCAGGTTGTCTTGTAAACGATAATCATGGGTAATTGATGAAGCCCAGCTTCAAGAGTAGCAGTGCCCGATTTTATTATCCCGAATTTTGAGTGATTCATAAAATCGAAAATATTTTCTTTAACTATTGTATAATTTTCCAACGAAGATAAATTGCGAAATATTTCTGTGTTCATATTTTGTGCAGAGGCAACAACTACCTGTAAATTGAATTCGCGCGAGAGTTTTGTCGCAGCTTCTATTTCTGCTGGAAAAATTTTTTCAACTTCATGTTTTCTGCTTCCGGGCAGAAGCAGCAGAATTTCTTTTTGATCATCCAGATTATATTTTTTTATCAATTCAGTTTTGCTCAAATATTTATGAACAGCGATCCGTTCCAGCATTGGATGACCAACAAACTCAACCGGCACATTATTATTTTTATAAAGAGTTTCCTCAAACGGAAAGATAACAAGCATCTTATCAATGGTTGAGCGAATCTTTTCAATCCTTGAGGAGCCCCATGCCCAGATTTGAGGAGAGATGTAGTAAATTATTTTTAAGCCGAGCACCTTTAATTTTTTTGCAATGCTTAAATTAAACCCGGGATAATCAATCAGGACAGCAGTCGTTATTTTTTTCAGCTTAACCAATTTAAGAATTTCTCGCTGCACTTTTTTAATGAACGAAAGGTGTCTGACGACTTCGACAAAACCTAAAAATGAAAGTTTATTTATATGAAAACTGATATTCATTCCTTCTTCAATCATCTTATCCCCGCCAATACCGAAAATATTAATCGCGGGCTGCACTGCGCGTAATTCTTTTATCAAAGATGCTCCGATCAGGTCTCCCGAAACTTCGCCAGTAATAATCAATATGTTGTTATTAGCCGTCATCATTTATAAAATACTATCTATCCTTGCTCGGATAATCCATTTAATCAATATGGTTAGTATCACAATAGAAAATGCCTGAAGAGTTCTCCGTTCGGACTTTAATCCTCTGCTTAAATTAAATTTTGGCTGTGTGATCCTCAATTCTTTGTAGGCAGAAAGTCTGGGAAGAAATCGGCGGACGTTTTTCGAATAGGTTTCGTAATCTACACCAAAAGTTTTTTTCA belongs to Ignavibacteriales bacterium and includes:
- the lpxB gene encoding lipid-A-disaccharide synthase — translated: MTANNNILIITGEVSGDLIGASLIKELRAVQPAINIFGIGGDKMIEEGMNISFHINKLSFLGFVEVVRHLSFIKKVQREILKLVKLKKITTAVLIDYPGFNLSIAKKLKVLGLKIIYYISPQIWAWGSSRIEKIRSTIDKMLVIFPFEETLYKNNNVPVEFVGHPMLERIAVHKYLSKTELIKKYNLDDQKEILLLLPGSRKHEVEKIFPAEIEAATKLSREFNLQVVVASAQNMNTEIFRNLSSLENYTIVKENIFDFMNHSKFGIIKSGTATLEAGLHQLPMIIVYKTTWITYLIGKNLVKLESIGLVNILSEEKIIPELIQTEANSTSIYERSKTILADKMLYQNMKDKLTALKVKLGTEGASKRAAKIILNTLNETA